The Oncorhynchus tshawytscha isolate Ot180627B linkage group LG05, Otsh_v2.0, whole genome shotgun sequence genome includes a window with the following:
- the LOC112251080 gene encoding vesicle-associated membrane protein 4 isoform X1 produces MREPEREEQPEDAIMPPKFKRHLNDEEVTGSICSERRNLLEEDSDEEDDFFLRGPTGPRFGAGSDKIRQVQSQVDEVIDVMQENISKVIDRGERLEDLQDKSESLSDNASAFSTRAKQLHRRMWWRDMKMKAIIALVVVVLLLIIIIPVILRYR; encoded by the exons ATG AGGGAGCCAGAGCGGGAGGAGCAACCTGAAGACGCCATCATGCCTCCCAAATTCAAACGACACCTCAATGATGAAGAGGTCACAGGATCCATATGCAGCGAGAGG AGGAACCTGCTGGAGGAAGACTCTGATGAAGAGGACGACTTCTTCTT GAGGGGACCAACTGGACCCAGATTTGGAGCTGGAAGTGACAAAATCAGACA AGTGCAGTCGCAGGTTGATGAGGTCATCGATGTGATGCAGGAGAACATCTCCAAGGTGATCGACAGGGGAGAGCGACTTGAGGACCTGCAGGACAAGTCAG AGAGCCTATCAGACAACGCTTCAGCCTTTAGCACCAGAGCCAAGCAGCTGCACAGGAGGATGTGGTGGAGAGATATGAAG ATGAAGGCCATCATAGCTCTGGTGGTGGTCGTTCTGCTACTTATCATCATCA ttccagTGATATTGCGGTATCGCTAG
- the LOC112251080 gene encoding vesicle-associated membrane protein 4 isoform X2, whose translation MPPKFKRHLNDEEVTGSICSERRNLLEEDSDEEDDFFLRGPTGPRFGAGSDKIRQVQSQVDEVIDVMQENISKVIDRGERLEDLQDKSESLSDNASAFSTRAKQLHRRMWWRDMKMKAIIALVVVVLLLIIIIPVILRYR comes from the exons ATGCCTCCCAAATTCAAACGACACCTCAATGATGAAGAGGTCACAGGATCCATATGCAGCGAGAGG AGGAACCTGCTGGAGGAAGACTCTGATGAAGAGGACGACTTCTTCTT GAGGGGACCAACTGGACCCAGATTTGGAGCTGGAAGTGACAAAATCAGACA AGTGCAGTCGCAGGTTGATGAGGTCATCGATGTGATGCAGGAGAACATCTCCAAGGTGATCGACAGGGGAGAGCGACTTGAGGACCTGCAGGACAAGTCAG AGAGCCTATCAGACAACGCTTCAGCCTTTAGCACCAGAGCCAAGCAGCTGCACAGGAGGATGTGGTGGAGAGATATGAAG ATGAAGGCCATCATAGCTCTGGTGGTGGTCGTTCTGCTACTTATCATCATCA ttccagTGATATTGCGGTATCGCTAG